One genomic segment of Catalinimonas alkaloidigena includes these proteins:
- a CDS encoding NYN domain-containing protein translates to MSNISEVKIHQSVAILVDGNNIEISLHKLFKSDDIMINFDTLIPKLLSERGLNRLIYFREGESISSKLAERLHKYYYGSVVPCYKGADIPLSIKATQLAHKVDTIIILSGDADFVELVRHLKSEGVRVEIAAVEQTTAEILIEEADYFTPITKEDCFEYKPLGKKG, encoded by the coding sequence ATGAGTAATATATCAGAAGTCAAAATACATCAATCTGTTGCGATTTTAGTAGATGGGAATAATATTGAAATCAGCTTGCACAAGCTGTTTAAGAGTGATGACATTATGATCAATTTTGACACGCTTATTCCAAAGCTACTGAGTGAGCGCGGTCTCAATCGCTTGATTTACTTTAGAGAAGGAGAGAGTATCTCTTCCAAGCTTGCCGAACGGCTGCATAAATACTACTACGGTTCAGTAGTACCCTGTTATAAGGGAGCCGATATACCATTGAGCATCAAAGCAACACAACTGGCCCATAAAGTGGATACAATAATTATACTTTCCGGAGATGCTGATTTTGTAGAGTTGGTACGACATCTCAAATCTGAAGGCGTGAGGGTAGAAATCGCGGCTGTTGAGCAGACGACTGCGGAAATCCTCATAGAAGAAGCAGATTATTTTACCCCCATCACTAAAGAAGACTGTTTTGAGTATAAACCTTTAGGAAAAAAAGGTTAG
- a CDS encoding transposase: MDKAIISLFLPDGMLDYFEVTSVEKTEESYTISLAEKNQHPEEYAGENLISKGYFAEITVKDFPIRGKACYLKVKRRRWWNEDTGKVVFRNWELVAQGTRMTMEFASFLKALHRYHTGKL, from the coding sequence TTGGATAAAGCTATCATTTCTTTGTTTCTACCGGATGGGATGCTTGACTATTTTGAAGTTACTTCAGTAGAAAAGACAGAAGAGAGCTACACTATTAGTTTAGCAGAGAAGAACCAGCATCCGGAGGAATATGCAGGTGAGAACCTCATCTCCAAAGGCTATTTTGCAGAAATTACTGTAAAAGATTTTCCCATACGCGGTAAAGCCTGCTATCTGAAAGTAAAACGCAGAAGGTGGTGGAATGAAGATACAGGAAAGGTAGTTTTTAGAAACTGGGAATTGGTGGCTCAGGGCACGCGAATGACTATGGAATTCGCGTCTTTTTTAAAAGCATTGCATCGATACCACACCGGTAAGCTGTAA
- a CDS encoding PAS domain-containing hybrid sensor histidine kinase/response regulator, with translation MNNQFDHLNQLSKKQLISLLQQQKEAASAKLSEGKNTDLFYQQIFEATPDALLLVLQEDKIIKECNERAVRLFELDCKTQLIGEQESLFIHKKQLIFNDERPEEVEYLSKKNNCFWGVREARNIHLHGQDYQLVRITDITAKKTVEKDLAFDKARLKMLIEYTDDLAWSIDKNLVVTEFNAKAKAIAQKFAEVHLQLNEAFFPPNTKQRSRKEVCWRNYFSRVLSGEKFTVQYYFHHAGKDHYYEFHFHPIKNKQEVIGATIFGRDISERKEQEERLRYTENLFKSVVNTQHEMICRFKPDTEITFVNHACVRHLGKPVMQLLGKKFLELVPAEEQQTFAKGLKQTAKEGKPSSYKYIKESSEGQRCWHHWTIIPVYSHDGILEEYQAAGLDITSRMIAEHKLKASEEKFRTLVLAAPVGIFLTNKKGYCTWTNKRLQEIGGFSFEDALGDGIFQNLHPEDKSQIFRLWYEYKDNDVLFHKKVECRYLHKSGEMRWIFVTFTPLTSEDERVIGFVGIVEDFTDRKKYENELISTKRELEEALSAKDEFLSVMSHEIRTPLNTIIGLSHLLKEKDHLQSQEQELATLSFSADHLLTLINDVLDFSKLKAGKLVLENIPYDIHDLVKQIVQLFQVQVNDKAVSLNLEIDEKLPVMMSGDPTRISQILNNLLSNAVKFTEEGEINVRLKKKNNDRFSITVQDSGIGMSDKEQSQIFEAFTQANSATNRKYGGTGLGLTITRKLIALLGGNLSLTSKPGVGTTFILDFPLTQLHSSKISDEELIGDEKQLKGLRILYVDDIQANQFLMKSFCKHWGITLVLASSGHQAIEIMKSIQKFDVVLMDIMMPLMDGYETSQRIRKINGDYFKNIPIIAVTASVSNKEAKKYLRFGMNDFLEKPIKPRDLLKKLNTNLPKGEKKLPDAYENGNKNMFMLLEEYHAQNPEEYVNLLETSQNNIQHYRKLILSTLDKKREEEFRNQSHNLINLLAPFGQDDFIALLRNNAHRVKNDTISFKEELEQAFQKLFINLEHKSLKSKNLLK, from the coding sequence ATGAATAATCAATTTGATCATCTTAATCAACTCTCCAAGAAGCAACTTATCAGCTTACTTCAGCAACAAAAAGAAGCAGCTTCTGCCAAGCTCTCAGAAGGAAAAAATACAGACTTATTTTATCAACAAATCTTTGAAGCCACTCCTGATGCATTATTACTTGTTCTGCAAGAAGACAAGATCATAAAAGAATGCAATGAGCGTGCAGTACGGCTGTTTGAACTGGATTGTAAAACTCAGCTTATTGGTGAACAGGAAAGTTTATTCATTCATAAAAAGCAGCTGATATTTAATGATGAAAGGCCTGAAGAGGTTGAATATCTTAGCAAAAAGAACAACTGCTTTTGGGGCGTCAGAGAAGCAAGAAATATACATCTGCATGGTCAGGATTATCAGCTGGTCAGGATTACCGACATAACAGCAAAAAAAACAGTGGAAAAGGACTTAGCCTTTGATAAAGCAAGGTTAAAGATGCTGATTGAGTACACTGACGATCTGGCTTGGTCAATTGATAAAAATCTCGTTGTCACAGAATTTAATGCCAAAGCAAAGGCAATTGCTCAAAAATTTGCAGAGGTACATCTCCAATTAAATGAAGCTTTTTTCCCTCCCAATACTAAGCAAAGATCAAGAAAAGAGGTATGTTGGCGAAATTATTTTAGCAGAGTATTGTCAGGAGAAAAATTTACGGTACAATATTATTTTCATCATGCAGGCAAAGACCATTATTATGAGTTTCATTTTCATCCTATAAAAAATAAGCAGGAAGTAATTGGTGCTACGATATTTGGTCGGGATATTTCTGAAAGAAAAGAGCAGGAAGAAAGACTCAGGTATACCGAAAATCTGTTCAAAAGTGTTGTAAACACACAGCATGAAATGATTTGTAGGTTCAAACCAGATACTGAAATCACCTTTGTTAATCATGCCTGTGTCAGGCATTTAGGTAAACCGGTGATGCAACTGTTAGGCAAAAAGTTTCTGGAACTGGTACCTGCAGAAGAGCAGCAGACATTTGCCAAAGGGCTAAAGCAAACTGCCAAAGAAGGTAAGCCCTCTTCTTACAAATACATCAAGGAGAGTTCAGAAGGGCAGCGTTGCTGGCACCATTGGACTATTATTCCGGTATACAGTCATGATGGTATTCTTGAAGAATATCAGGCAGCAGGGCTGGATATTACTTCCCGGATGATAGCTGAACATAAACTTAAAGCGAGCGAAGAAAAGTTTCGCACACTCGTACTTGCAGCGCCAGTAGGTATTTTCTTAACTAACAAAAAGGGGTATTGCACCTGGACAAACAAAAGGCTACAGGAAATTGGTGGTTTTTCATTTGAAGACGCGCTAGGTGATGGTATTTTCCAAAATTTGCACCCTGAAGACAAATCACAGATTTTTCGGCTGTGGTATGAGTATAAAGATAATGATGTACTGTTTCATAAAAAGGTAGAATGCAGGTATCTGCATAAATCGGGGGAAATGCGCTGGATATTTGTGACCTTCACACCATTAACCTCAGAAGATGAAAGAGTAATAGGCTTTGTAGGTATAGTAGAAGACTTTACTGATAGAAAGAAATACGAAAATGAGCTGATAAGTACCAAGCGTGAACTTGAAGAAGCACTTAGTGCGAAGGATGAGTTTTTATCTGTGATGAGCCATGAGATAAGAACTCCCCTAAACACGATTATTGGCTTGTCACACCTGCTAAAAGAAAAAGATCACCTGCAATCACAGGAACAAGAGCTTGCTACCCTTAGTTTTTCTGCAGATCACTTGCTTACATTAATCAATGATGTATTAGATTTCTCAAAGCTGAAGGCTGGAAAACTAGTACTCGAAAATATTCCTTATGATATCCATGATCTGGTAAAACAAATAGTACAGCTATTTCAGGTACAGGTTAATGATAAGGCAGTTTCTTTAAATCTTGAGATTGATGAGAAGCTACCTGTAATGATGTCTGGAGACCCTACTCGTATAAGTCAGATCCTCAATAACTTATTAAGTAATGCCGTAAAGTTTACCGAAGAGGGAGAAATCAATGTTCGCTTGAAGAAAAAAAATAATGATAGGTTCAGCATTACAGTACAGGATAGTGGGATCGGTATGTCTGATAAAGAGCAAAGCCAGATATTTGAAGCCTTTACACAGGCAAACTCAGCAACGAACAGAAAATATGGTGGCACAGGCTTGGGTCTCACCATTACAAGAAAACTGATAGCATTACTGGGTGGAAATTTGAGCCTAACCAGTAAGCCTGGAGTCGGTACGACTTTTATTCTTGATTTTCCATTAACCCAGTTGCACTCAAGCAAGATAAGTGATGAAGAGCTGATAGGAGATGAAAAACAATTAAAAGGCTTACGTATTCTGTACGTAGATGACATTCAGGCCAATCAGTTTTTGATGAAAAGCTTTTGTAAACATTGGGGCATTACATTAGTGTTGGCTTCAAGTGGTCATCAGGCAATAGAGATCATGAAGTCAATCCAGAAGTTTGACGTTGTTTTGATGGATATTATGATGCCGCTTATGGATGGTTATGAAACCTCTCAACGAATCAGGAAGATTAATGGGGACTATTTCAAAAACATACCGATTATTGCTGTAACCGCTTCGGTTTCCAATAAAGAGGCAAAAAAATATTTGCGGTTTGGTATGAATGATTTTTTAGAGAAACCAATAAAACCTCGCGACTTACTTAAAAAGCTTAATACAAACCTTCCAAAAGGGGAAAAAAAACTGCCCGATGCCTATGAAAATGGCAATAAAAATATGTTTATGCTGCTGGAAGAGTATCATGCTCAAAACCCTGAAGAGTATGTCAACCTTCTGGAGACTTCACAAAATAACATTCAACACTACCGCAAGCTGATTTTATCTACGCTTGATAAAAAAAGAGAGGAAGAGTTCCGAAATCAAAGTCATAACCTCATCAATTTATTGGCTCCTTTCGGGCAGGATGACTTTATAGCATTGCTAAGAAACAATGCGCATAGAGTTAAAAATGATACTATTAGTTTTAAGGAAGAACTGGAGCAGGCATTTCAGAAATTGTTTATAAACTTGGAGCACAAAAGCCTGAAAAGTAAAAACCTGCTCAAATGA
- the rpmB gene encoding 50S ribosomal protein L28, producing the protein MAKVCQITGKRPRVGNNVSKANNKTKRKFYPNLQKKRFYLPEEDRWVTLKVSTSVLRTINKRGITSVLKEAREKGTALV; encoded by the coding sequence ATGGCTAAAGTTTGTCAGATCACCGGTAAAAGACCTAGGGTTGGAAACAACGTTTCCAAAGCAAATAACAAGACCAAGCGTAAATTTTACCCTAATCTTCAGAAAAAACGTTTTTACCTACCTGAAGAAGATCGCTGGGTAACATTAAAAGTATCTACCTCTGTATTGAGAACCATCAATAAAAGAGGAATTACTTCTGTGCTGAAAGAGGCTAGAGAAAAAGGTACAGCTTTAGTATAA
- a CDS encoding M16 family metallopeptidase codes for MKQRINRNPSILALLLSIICSYSWAQEFPDNIEADIPNDLSTEIPLDSKIIKGKLDNGLTYYIRQNSRPENRVELRLAVNAGSLMEDDDQLGLAHFTEHMAFNGTRNFEKNELINVLQMAGVKFGAHLNAYTSFDETVYMLTVPTADTTLEKSLQILEDWADGISFEDEEIDKERGVVIEEWRIGQGAQRRMLDEYLPVLLADSRYAERLPIGTKEILENFDYQTLKRFYEEWYRPDLMAVVAVGDIDPAEMKAEIERRFGDLKAPDKERAREVFDVPAHEDNKVVVVTDKEATFNQIQLFYKEEGLPEPEETFRDYLEMTKHNLFTGMLSQRLNELTQKADPPFMNAGAYYGNIIRTSNAFQQYAVVPENGIERGLQVLLEENEKVKRFGFTETEFERYKKRMLTNYEASYKEREKTESSGYAAEYVRNFLENEPVPGIAFEYKFLLQFLSEISLDEVNALAEEWMAEGNMVAVVMAPEKEGVQVPNEAAIENIIQQVAESEVEAYEDEEIASTLMEDVPAPAEITSEKVIEEIDITELTFANGVKAVVKSTDFKDDEILMTAHSPGGHSVYSDEKYFSAANADGIVQQSGVKDFSGIALQKFLSDKNAAASPFIGELKEGVSGSAAPEDLETMLQLTHLYFTSPREDQETFQSYISKYKSLYQNLLSNPQYYYQDKVMRIMSQNNPRGGGFPTQEDWESVSFDEAMDAYKDRFADASDFTFFFVGNIDLEEAKPLLATYLGNLPATGREEDWKDVGVRPPGGIVDEKVYKGTDPKSMVRISFTGEMPYSKEEAYELNSLIQALNIKLIEEIREKKSGVYGIGANANASKYPYEHYTITISFPCAPENVEDLSQAVFDEIKKIQDNGPTQEDIMKVKETQRREMETNLKQNNYWLQALERAYFTQVDPKNIVEYEDAIEDLNAEDLKETANKYFNFDQYVKVVLYPEETTESADESGK; via the coding sequence ATGAAGCAACGCATTAACCGTAACCCAAGTATTTTGGCCTTGCTCCTGAGTATTATCTGTAGCTACTCATGGGCACAGGAGTTTCCCGACAATATAGAAGCAGACATACCTAATGACTTAAGTACTGAAATACCGCTGGATTCCAAGATCATCAAGGGTAAATTAGATAACGGACTTACCTATTATATCCGTCAAAATAGCCGCCCTGAAAACAGGGTAGAATTAAGGCTGGCAGTTAATGCCGGATCACTGATGGAAGATGATGATCAGTTGGGCCTGGCACACTTCACTGAACATATGGCTTTTAATGGTACAAGGAATTTTGAGAAAAATGAACTGATTAACGTACTGCAAATGGCAGGAGTGAAGTTTGGTGCTCACTTAAATGCCTATACCAGCTTTGACGAAACCGTTTACATGTTGACGGTGCCTACTGCCGATACCACTTTGGAGAAGTCACTTCAGATATTGGAAGATTGGGCAGATGGTATTTCTTTTGAAGACGAGGAAATTGACAAAGAGAGGGGAGTGGTGATTGAAGAGTGGCGCATAGGTCAGGGAGCTCAACGTCGTATGTTAGATGAATACCTACCCGTATTACTTGCCGACTCTCGTTATGCTGAACGTTTGCCTATTGGTACCAAAGAAATATTAGAAAACTTTGATTATCAGACTCTGAAACGCTTCTATGAGGAGTGGTATCGTCCTGATCTCATGGCAGTAGTGGCAGTAGGGGATATAGATCCTGCTGAAATGAAAGCTGAAATTGAGCGTCGTTTTGGTGACCTTAAAGCGCCTGATAAAGAAAGAGCAAGAGAAGTATTTGATGTGCCTGCGCATGAAGATAACAAAGTTGTAGTAGTTACCGATAAAGAAGCAACGTTTAATCAGATTCAACTCTTTTACAAAGAAGAGGGCTTACCTGAACCAGAAGAGACTTTCAGAGATTACCTGGAAATGACTAAGCATAATCTTTTTACCGGCATGTTGAGTCAAAGGTTGAATGAGCTAACGCAAAAAGCTGACCCTCCTTTCATGAACGCCGGGGCCTACTATGGCAATATAATAAGGACGAGTAATGCCTTTCAGCAGTATGCAGTGGTCCCTGAAAATGGAATAGAGCGAGGTTTGCAGGTCTTGTTAGAAGAGAATGAAAAAGTAAAGCGCTTTGGATTTACTGAAACTGAATTTGAGCGTTATAAAAAACGTATGCTCACCAATTATGAAGCTTCATACAAAGAAAGAGAAAAAACTGAATCATCAGGCTATGCTGCTGAGTATGTGCGTAACTTTCTGGAAAATGAACCTGTTCCGGGTATAGCATTTGAATACAAATTCCTCCTGCAGTTTTTATCGGAGATAAGTTTGGATGAAGTAAACGCTTTGGCTGAAGAATGGATGGCAGAGGGTAACATGGTTGCCGTAGTGATGGCTCCTGAAAAAGAAGGTGTTCAGGTGCCGAATGAAGCAGCAATTGAGAATATTATTCAGCAGGTAGCTGAGTCAGAAGTTGAAGCGTATGAAGATGAGGAAATAGCTTCCACACTGATGGAGGATGTACCTGCTCCGGCAGAAATAACCAGCGAAAAAGTAATTGAAGAGATCGACATAACTGAGCTTACTTTTGCAAATGGCGTAAAAGCTGTCGTAAAATCTACCGATTTTAAAGATGATGAGATCTTGATGACAGCTCATAGCCCAGGAGGTCATTCTGTATATAGTGATGAAAAGTACTTTTCAGCCGCAAACGCAGATGGGATTGTACAGCAAAGTGGTGTCAAAGACTTTTCAGGTATTGCACTTCAAAAGTTTTTATCAGATAAAAATGCAGCTGCGAGTCCATTCATTGGAGAACTGAAAGAAGGTGTTTCGGGAAGTGCTGCTCCTGAAGACTTAGAAACTATGCTTCAACTTACTCATTTATATTTTACTTCCCCACGTGAAGATCAGGAGACCTTTCAGTCGTATATCAGTAAATACAAATCCTTATACCAAAACTTGTTGTCAAATCCTCAGTATTACTACCAGGATAAGGTGATGCGTATTATGTCGCAAAACAACCCGAGAGGTGGAGGTTTTCCTACACAGGAAGATTGGGAGAGCGTCAGTTTTGATGAGGCTATGGACGCTTATAAAGACCGTTTTGCAGATGCCAGTGATTTTACTTTCTTTTTTGTTGGAAATATTGATTTAGAAGAAGCTAAGCCTTTGCTAGCTACATACCTGGGTAATCTGCCTGCAACAGGTCGGGAAGAAGACTGGAAAGACGTGGGTGTAAGACCTCCGGGTGGAATAGTAGATGAAAAAGTATACAAAGGCACTGATCCTAAAAGTATGGTAAGAATTTCTTTTACTGGTGAAATGCCATATAGCAAAGAAGAGGCTTATGAACTGAACTCTCTTATTCAGGCACTAAATATCAAACTGATAGAAGAGATTAGAGAAAAGAAAAGTGGCGTTTATGGCATAGGCGCTAACGCAAATGCCTCAAAGTATCCTTACGAACATTATACTATCACCATTTCTTTCCCCTGTGCACCTGAAAATGTGGAGGATTTGAGTCAGGCGGTATTTGATGAGATTAAAAAGATTCAGGACAACGGGCCTACTCAGGAAGATATCATGAAAGTGAAAGAGACCCAGAGAAGGGAAATGGAAACGAATCTAAAACAAAATAATTATTGGCTTCAGGCTCTGGAAAGAGCTTACTTTACACAGGTGGACCCCAAAAACATAGTAGAGTATGAAGATGCTATTGAGGACCTGAATGCTGAAGATTTAAAAGAAACAGCTAATAAATATTTCAATTTTGATCAATACGTAAAGGTCGTACTATATCCTGAAGAAACTACAGAGTCAGCAGATGAGTCAGGAAAATAA
- the ftsY gene encoding signal recognition particle-docking protein FtsY, whose protein sequence is MALFGFFSKEKKESLDKGLEKSKESFFSKMGKAIAGKSTVDDEVLDELEGILATSDVGVDTIIKIIDRIEARVAKDKYLSTSELDKLLREEIAGLLAENDDSSTAKATDFYVPEGNKPHVILVVGVNGVGKTTTIGKLAYQFKKQGKSVLLGAADTFRAAAVDQIKLWGERVDVPVVAHGMNTDPASVAFDTAKQGKENGVDVVIIDTAGRLHNKVNLMNELSKIKRVIQKFIPEAPHEVLLVLDGSTGQNAFLQAKEFTKATEVTALAITKLDGTAKGGVVIGISDQFNIPVKYIGVGEKMEDLQVFNKMEFVDSLFGK, encoded by the coding sequence ATGGCACTGTTTGGTTTCTTCTCTAAAGAAAAAAAAGAATCCCTGGATAAAGGGCTCGAAAAATCAAAAGAGAGCTTTTTCTCTAAAATGGGGAAGGCGATAGCCGGAAAGTCAACGGTAGATGATGAAGTTCTTGATGAGCTGGAGGGTATACTGGCAACAAGTGATGTAGGAGTAGATACGATCATTAAAATTATAGATCGGATAGAAGCCCGCGTGGCTAAAGATAAGTATCTGAGTACCTCAGAGCTTGACAAGCTATTACGGGAAGAAATCGCTGGTTTATTGGCTGAAAATGATGACTCTTCTACTGCCAAAGCTACTGACTTCTACGTTCCGGAAGGAAATAAGCCACATGTAATACTTGTGGTTGGCGTTAATGGAGTAGGCAAAACCACTACAATCGGTAAACTCGCTTATCAATTTAAAAAGCAAGGGAAAAGCGTTTTACTCGGAGCAGCCGATACATTCAGGGCTGCAGCAGTTGATCAGATTAAACTCTGGGGAGAAAGAGTTGATGTACCTGTAGTTGCCCATGGTATGAACACAGACCCCGCCTCAGTAGCATTTGATACTGCTAAGCAGGGTAAAGAAAATGGGGTGGATGTTGTTATTATTGATACTGCCGGCCGTTTGCATAATAAAGTGAACCTGATGAATGAGCTTTCAAAAATTAAAAGAGTCATTCAGAAATTTATTCCTGAAGCGCCTCACGAAGTCCTTTTGGTTTTGGATGGGAGTACCGGGCAAAATGCTTTTCTTCAGGCCAAAGAGTTCACCAAAGCGACTGAAGTAACGGCCTTAGCAATTACTAAACTAGATGGTACAGCCAAAGGCGGAGTTGTCATTGGAATTTCTGATCAGTTCAATATACCTGTCAAATACATTGGCGTAGGAGAAAAAATGGAAGACTTGCAGGTATTTAACAAAATGGAATTTGTAGATTCACTTTTCGGCAAATAG
- a CDS encoding DUF4295 domain-containing protein, which yields MAKKSVASMRKEGGKTVAKVIKAVKSPKTGAYTFREEMVPVDSVKDYLTKK from the coding sequence ATGGCAAAGAAATCCGTTGCGTCAATGCGAAAAGAAGGTGGTAAAACCGTTGCTAAGGTAATCAAAGCGGTTAAATCACCTAAAACTGGTGCATACACATTCAGAGAAGAAATGGTACCAGTTGATTCAGTAAAAGATTATTTGACAAAGAAATAA
- the rocD gene encoding ornithine--oxo-acid transaminase yields the protein MIDHITTSQEAIALEDKFGAHNYHPLPVVLSRGEGVFLWDVEGKKYYDFLSAYSAVNQGHCHPRILDALTEQAKKLTLTSRAFHNDVLGNYEKYITELFGFDRVLPMNTGVEGGETALKLCRKWAYTIKGVPENQAKIVFVHGNFWGRTLAAISSSTDPSSRNGFGPYMPGYELIPYNDLQALEKALEDPNVAGFMVEPIQGEAGVVVPEAGYLKKAYELCKQKNVLFIADEVQTGIARTGKLYACQHDDFRPDILILGKALSGGVMPVSAVLADDEVMLCIKPGEHGSTFGGNPLACAVAMAALQVVEDEKLSKNAESLGQVFRNRMEQLVTKSDLVSLVRGKGLLNAIVINDSEDSDTAWNICLQLKENGLLAKPTHGNIIRFAPPLIITEEQLHDCCDIIESTIMKYQAN from the coding sequence ATGATTGATCATATTACTACAAGTCAGGAAGCAATTGCTCTGGAGGATAAATTTGGAGCCCACAATTATCATCCCTTACCTGTTGTCTTGTCCAGAGGAGAGGGCGTTTTTTTGTGGGATGTGGAAGGGAAAAAATATTATGATTTTCTTTCAGCCTACAGTGCTGTAAACCAGGGGCACTGTCACCCCAGAATATTAGATGCACTGACTGAACAGGCCAAAAAACTTACCTTAACTTCACGTGCTTTTCATAATGATGTATTGGGTAATTACGAAAAGTACATCACCGAACTCTTCGGTTTTGACAGAGTACTGCCGATGAATACCGGTGTAGAAGGTGGAGAAACGGCGCTTAAGCTTTGTAGAAAGTGGGCTTATACTATAAAAGGAGTACCTGAAAATCAGGCAAAAATTGTTTTTGTCCACGGTAATTTCTGGGGAAGAACCCTAGCCGCTATCTCATCCTCTACTGACCCTTCAAGCCGAAATGGATTTGGCCCCTATATGCCTGGTTATGAATTGATACCATATAATGACCTGCAAGCACTGGAAAAAGCATTAGAAGATCCCAACGTAGCCGGTTTTATGGTAGAACCTATACAAGGTGAAGCTGGTGTAGTTGTGCCTGAAGCTGGTTATCTAAAGAAAGCTTACGAACTTTGTAAGCAAAAAAATGTACTCTTTATTGCTGATGAAGTACAAACTGGTATCGCAAGAACTGGCAAGCTATATGCCTGCCAGCATGATGATTTTCGTCCCGATATACTGATTCTGGGTAAAGCACTTTCAGGGGGCGTAATGCCTGTTTCAGCAGTACTTGCTGATGATGAAGTCATGTTATGTATTAAACCCGGCGAACATGGATCCACATTCGGTGGAAACCCGCTTGCGTGTGCCGTAGCTATGGCTGCTTTACAGGTAGTGGAAGATGAAAAACTTTCTAAAAATGCTGAAAGCTTAGGCCAGGTTTTCCGCAACAGGATGGAACAATTGGTAACCAAGAGCGACCTGGTTTCTCTTGTTCGTGGTAAAGGCTTACTGAACGCTATAGTAATCAATGATAGTGAAGATAGCGACACCGCCTGGAATATTTGTCTTCAACTAAAAGAAAATGGATTGCTGGCAAAACCTACCCATGGAAATATTATCCGCTTTGCCCCTCCATTAATAATTACTGAAGAACAGTTACATGATTGCTGTGATATTATTGAAAGTACAATCATGAAGTATCAAGCTAACTGA
- a CDS encoding transposase: MSDYRHWDQLEHAEDYVVFPENVGEYITIDETAVSQGELYTVITNKAARGNKGCLIAMIKGTNSERVKSILLRKIPLEKRRLVKEVTLDMAAIPWGPVWNRS, translated from the coding sequence TTGAGTGACTACAGGCATTGGGATCAGTTAGAGCATGCCGAGGATTATGTTGTTTTTCCTGAGAATGTTGGTGAATATATCACTATTGATGAAACAGCAGTTTCACAGGGTGAACTTTACACAGTGATCACCAACAAAGCGGCCAGGGGGAATAAAGGCTGCCTTATTGCAATGATCAAGGGTACTAACAGTGAACGAGTAAAGTCTATCCTGCTTAGAAAGATCCCATTAGAAAAAAGGAGGCTGGTCAAAGAAGTCACCTTAGACATGGCGGCCATTCCATGGGGGCCAGTATGGAACAGATCGTGA
- the rpmG gene encoding 50S ribosomal protein L33 — protein sequence MAKKSKGNRVQVILECTEHKNSGEAGTSRYITTKNRKNTTERLERKKYNPVLKKYTVHREIK from the coding sequence ATGGCTAAGAAAAGTAAAGGTAATCGTGTACAGGTAATACTGGAGTGTACAGAGCACAAAAATAGTGGTGAGGCTGGTACTTCTCGTTACATCACTACCAAAAACCGTAAAAATACTACTGAAAGATTGGAGCGAAAAAAGTACAATCCTGTTTTAAAGAAATATACTGTTCACAGAGAAATTAAATAA
- a CDS encoding ISAon1 family transposase: protein MGASMEQIVTKTFTKAVLVTDRFHVQKLAYEAVQEMRIAYRWEAIEQENQEMELSKEVGRTFVANRLENGDTPKQLLVRSRYLLFKDKSKWTSSQVHRAEILFKLYPQLEQAYELAQKLGHIYQNTKEKGVAFTRLARWYDQVEKAGFKSFNTVSRTIQQHYKTILNFFDRRSTNAAAESFNAKIKAFRSQFRGVRNISFFLYRLSKIYA from the coding sequence ATGGGGGCCAGTATGGAACAGATCGTGACTAAGACATTTACCAAAGCTGTTTTAGTCACCGATCGTTTTCATGTGCAAAAACTGGCTTATGAAGCAGTTCAGGAAATGAGGATAGCTTATCGCTGGGAAGCTATTGAGCAAGAGAACCAAGAAATGGAATTGAGCAAAGAAGTAGGCAGAACCTTCGTTGCCAACAGGTTAGAAAATGGTGATACTCCTAAACAACTACTGGTCAGGAGCAGGTACCTGCTCTTCAAGGACAAAAGCAAATGGACGTCTTCCCAAGTCCACAGGGCAGAAATCCTGTTCAAACTCTATCCACAGCTTGAGCAAGCTTATGAATTAGCTCAAAAGCTAGGACATATATACCAAAACACTAAAGAGAAAGGTGTCGCTTTCACCAGACTGGCCAGATGGTATGATCAGGTAGAAAAAGCTGGCTTTAAATCTTTCAATACAGTCTCTAGAACCATTCAGCAACACTATAAAACTATCTTAAACTTCTTTGATAGAAGAAGTACTAATGCTGCTGCTGAATCTTTCAATGCCAAAATCAAAGCTTTCAGGTCACAGTTCAGAGGGGTGAGAAACATTAGCTTCTTCCTCTACAGACTTTCCAAAATCTATGCTTAG